A section of the Coleofasciculus sp. FACHB-T130 genome encodes:
- the purQ gene encoding phosphoribosylformylglycinamidine synthase subunit PurQ has translation MKFGVVVFPGSNCDRDVAYVTRDLLHQPTRMVWHEDTDISDLDVVVIPGGFSYGDYLRCGAIARFSPVMQATIKHAQQGKFVLGICNGFQVLTEAGLLPGALTRNQELHFICDRVPVKVERTHLPWTQAYSTGQVITLPIAHGEGRYYADADTLARLEDNQQILFRYHGENHNGSLNNIAGICNKKGNVLGMMPHPERASDAILGGTDGIGLFQGLLSAVAAIA, from the coding sequence ATGAAATTTGGGGTTGTTGTGTTTCCGGGTTCTAATTGCGATCGCGATGTCGCCTATGTGACTCGCGATTTGCTACATCAGCCAACGCGGATGGTTTGGCATGAAGACACGGATATTTCCGATCTCGATGTGGTAGTGATTCCGGGTGGCTTCAGCTACGGCGATTATCTGCGATGTGGCGCGATCGCTCGTTTCTCTCCGGTGATGCAAGCAACGATTAAACACGCCCAGCAAGGGAAGTTTGTCTTGGGTATCTGCAACGGGTTTCAGGTGCTAACAGAGGCGGGACTCTTGCCAGGGGCGCTTACCCGCAATCAAGAGTTGCATTTTATTTGCGATCGCGTTCCCGTCAAAGTCGAACGCACCCATCTCCCTTGGACGCAAGCTTATTCTACGGGGCAAGTCATTACCCTCCCGATTGCCCACGGAGAGGGGCGATACTACGCGGATGCCGATACTTTGGCAAGGCTGGAAGATAACCAGCAAATCCTCTTCCGCTATCACGGCGAGAATCATAACGGCTCTTTGAATAATATTGCGGGTATTTGCAATAAAAAAGGCAACGTGCTAGGGATGATGCCTCATCCAGAACGCGCCTCAGACGCGATTTTGGGCGGTACGGATGGCATTGGGTTGTTCCAAGGATTACTGTCTGCGGTGGCAGCGATCGCATAG
- a CDS encoding iron-containing redox enzyme family protein has product MVAITDFQPTNTATSQETATSYNESEQQFVKLLEMEDLDNKLAAQPELASDVESAIATAIEAAYKVGSGDELVEAAHLFLQRVLYRINRLKLFWYDDLRHYTNERSIWLQKVRNQIESAWQEWELAHFDVEALQKLSPADVKQALSERGAADLDPPLSEGSRYLREQTTEAGYRRILAIGSFDGLVEGSRLSRILGGTANAVQCTLVKVLLEEYGNGRLSRKHSTFFAQMLDEFGMNTEPEGYFDLVPWEVLACANHNFLVTERKIYFLRYCGGLTYFEVAGPAAYKTYLAAAQRLNLSDAAMGYWELHIREDERHGQWMLDDVAMPLVDKYPNDAWEIVLGYDQEKLMGDRAGVAIARSAREADREANR; this is encoded by the coding sequence ATGGTCGCGATTACTGATTTTCAACCAACGAATACGGCAACGAGTCAAGAAACAGCCACAAGCTACAACGAATCTGAGCAGCAATTTGTAAAATTGCTCGAAATGGAAGATTTAGACAACAAGCTGGCTGCACAGCCTGAACTAGCAAGCGACGTTGAAAGTGCGATCGCTACCGCAATTGAGGCGGCTTACAAGGTAGGAAGTGGTGATGAGCTAGTTGAAGCCGCACACCTCTTTTTGCAGCGCGTGCTGTATCGCATCAATCGGCTCAAGCTGTTTTGGTATGACGATCTGCGCCATTACACCAACGAACGCTCAATTTGGTTGCAAAAAGTTCGCAACCAAATCGAGTCCGCTTGGCAGGAGTGGGAACTGGCACACTTTGACGTAGAAGCACTCCAAAAACTTTCCCCAGCCGATGTCAAGCAAGCGCTGAGCGAGCGTGGTGCAGCCGACTTAGATCCTCCCCTATCGGAAGGTAGTCGCTACTTGCGGGAGCAGACAACAGAGGCTGGTTATCGCCGAATCTTGGCAATTGGTTCCTTTGATGGCTTAGTTGAAGGCAGCCGCCTGTCGCGCATTCTGGGAGGCACCGCCAACGCAGTACAATGTACCCTCGTCAAAGTGTTGTTGGAAGAGTACGGCAACGGTCGCCTTTCCCGCAAGCACTCTACCTTTTTTGCCCAGATGCTTGACGAGTTTGGCATGAACACAGAGCCAGAGGGCTACTTCGATTTAGTACCTTGGGAAGTGCTAGCCTGCGCTAATCATAACTTTCTCGTTACTGAGCGCAAAATTTATTTCTTGCGTTACTGCGGTGGATTGACTTATTTTGAAGTGGCAGGTCCTGCGGCATACAAAACCTATCTAGCCGCAGCGCAACGGTTGAACCTTTCTGATGCAGCAATGGGTTACTGGGAACTGCACATTCGGGAAGACGAACGTCACGGTCAATGGATGTTAGATGATGTGGCGATGCCGTTGGTTGACAAGTACCCAAATGATGCTTGGGAAATTGTCCTGGGATATGACCAAGAGAAGCTAATGGGCGATCGCGCTGGTGTAGCGATCGCGCGTTCGGCAAGAGAAGCGGATCGAGAGGCCAATCGATAA
- a CDS encoding class I SAM-dependent methyltransferase: MLISSRPVKDVFYCPEESNFYSQCLESLVLNEGAHGKTIIEFGSGDGTPVINSLMRTRFDGIIHGFELNDLAWKTAKSNIQEYELSAQYIIHNTSFFEASLPKADYLISNPPYLPAPDENIYQPLLHGGTDGSKIAKRLLSLDYENVLLMLSSYSNPEGFINYAIMQGYSIANFIVSPLNFGYYSCEPKVKNTIRELREKKMAFYSANIYLLAGVLFRKQQKCQVDLSTELIQIMTSL, translated from the coding sequence ATGCTAATTTCATCCAGGCCAGTAAAAGATGTATTCTATTGCCCAGAAGAATCTAATTTTTATTCTCAATGTTTAGAAAGTTTAGTTTTAAATGAGGGCGCTCATGGTAAAACTATTATCGAATTTGGTTCAGGAGATGGAACCCCAGTCATTAACTCCTTAATGAGAACCAGATTTGATGGAATTATACATGGCTTTGAACTCAATGACTTAGCCTGGAAAACTGCTAAATCAAATATTCAGGAATACGAACTTAGCGCCCAATATATCATCCACAATACTTCTTTCTTTGAGGCATCTCTTCCCAAGGCCGATTATCTGATTTCAAATCCACCATACCTTCCAGCGCCAGATGAGAATATTTATCAACCCCTGTTACATGGGGGTACAGATGGGTCTAAAATTGCCAAACGGCTTTTATCTTTAGATTATGAAAACGTCTTACTAATGCTCTCTAGTTATTCTAATCCGGAGGGCTTTATTAATTATGCAATCATGCAAGGCTACTCGATTGCTAATTTTATCGTCTCCCCTCTAAACTTTGGTTATTACAGTTGTGAGCCAAAGGTTAAAAACACAATTAGAGAGTTGCGAGAAAAGAAAATGGCTTTTTACTCAGCGAACATCTATCTTTTAGCAGGTGTTTTGTTTAGGAAGCAGCAGAAATGTCAAGTGGATTTATCTACTGAGCTGATTCAGATCATGACATCTTTGTAA